CGGACTGGAAGAAGGTGAGCAGCCTGCCCGAGTACGCCAACGACCGCATCCTGTCGAACATCAACCGGATGTTTCTGATCCCGACGGCTTTCTCGCAAATCTAATGCTGTATTACCGGGAGCATTCGATGCTCCCGGTAGTCAACTTCTTACTGCGGGCATTCCCACTCGTAGCCGTTGATGAGCAACCGAATTCGGGGATCATCGGCGTATTTATGCATTCGAATCTGATATTTGAGCCGTCCGGCACTGTCGTAAATATATTTCAGGTCGAATTCTATCTGAACACCTGGTATGATTGCGTGCATATCGGTACGCAGGTTCCGGTCGGATTTTCCAAAGAACGTAACCGGATCGGGAACCGGATTCGGTTTGGTTAAATCATACTCGTAGGTGGTTATGTTCCCTCCCTCATCAGCCCTGACCAGGTTGCCGTTTTCAATCGTGTACGTATAGGGTCCCCGGCGGATGACGTACCCTTCGGCATCGTAGGTAACGTTTGAATCAATGACCATTCCCTGGCTATTGAGGGTGTATGTCTTATGGTAAGACGGGGGGACCGGATAGTGAAAATAATCCGGGGTGTCTTTTACATCGATTTGAGTTGGCGAAGTGTAGGTGTACTCGTAGGTAAAGTTTGCCGTTGGTCTCTTCAATCGATTAACGGTTTTTATGACCCGCCCCTGGGCATCGTATTCGTACGAGGTATTGCTCTCTTCGGCCCCGATCCGGTAGGTTTCGTCTTTCCAGCCAATGGCGTAAGAAACTCCATTGATTTGCTGAATGTCACGAACAAAGAAAAGGCCTTCGTTCCAGCCGGTAACCTGCTGGCCCACTGTCACGGTTTCGCCGGGCTGGAGCGAGCGATAATTCAGGTCGGATAGCCGCAAACGGATTCGGCAGGGATTGGTTTCCTGGGGTGGAAAGTGATCCTGCACGGCGCAGGAACCAATCAGAAAAATTAAACAGGCGGGGAGAAAAGAACGTAGTAACGTGTGCATGATCTGAAGGGTTTAGACTTACAGCATAGACATCTTTTGCCGGCTCAACGTTGTAATGCGTCTTGTAGAAATTGTATAAAATGGTCGAAAAGTTATAGTTTGGTTGGCGGTTCCGCAAAAAGAAACCCCGCCCTTCAACCGGCGGGGTTCGGGATACAATCGGGAAACGCTAGGGGTGTTACCTGGGCGGGTACTGCGTCAGGTTTTTCATCAGATCCAGTTCCGCCGTCGGCACGGGCCAGTATTCGTGCTGGCCTTTCACGAATCCTTTTTTGCTCAGCTTTTCTTCCAACTGCCCCCAGCGGGCCAGGTCGTAAAACCGGTGGCCTTCGTAGACCAGTTCAACCCGGCGCTCGTTCTGAATAATCGTCCGGAGGCTGGCCTGGGCCGTTTCCGTCACGGCGGCCAGTTTAGCTCGCGATCGCACTTCGTTCAATGGTTTAAGCGCATCGGCTGATTTACCCAGTTCGTTGAGCGCTTCGGCCTGATTCAGCAGCACTTCCGCGTAGCGAATGATGGGGTAATTCACGTCGAAGTTGTCCACCTGCGCCATGATTTTTCCCTCGGGCAAAAATTTACGGACGTTGGCGTTGTTGAAATACTGCGTGCGCATGGGCAGGCTCGGAAACACTTTCGGGCCGGTTCCGTCCACGTCGATGGAGTCGGCGGGCGTGGCTCCGGCAATCAGGACGGATTTCCGCCGAATGTCGCCGGGAGCAAACAGTTTCTTGGATTCCTCGCTGGGCGTGTACCAGTTGGCCCAGCCAATGGTCGGGCTCCACATGGCGGCAATGGAGTTTTCGGAAGCATCCGACCAGTACCCCGGCGCAAAGCCCACCGACTGAAAATCCATCAGGGATTCGGAACTGTTGTCGGCCTGGCCATTGAACATCGCGATGTAGTTGGGCACCAGCCGGTATTGCCCCAGCGTGATTACCTGCTGCGAGGCATCGGCGGCCTGTTGCCATTTTTTCTGGTAGAGGTACACCCGGCCCAGGAAGCCCTGCGCGGCCCCTTTGGTGACCCGGCCGACGGGGTTGCTGGCGGCCACCGGAAGGTCCGGGATGGCCGCGGTCAGATCGGCTTCAACCTGTTGGTAAACCGTCGCCTGCGGAGTCCGGGCCAGATCGGCGTACTCGGGTTGCGTCAGCACTTTGGTGAAAAACGGAATGTCGCCAAACGTGATCGTGAGGTTCCAGTAGTAGAGCGCCCGCAGAAATTTGGCTT
This Larkinella insperata DNA region includes the following protein-coding sequences:
- a CDS encoding RagB/SusD family nutrient uptake outer membrane protein — translated: MKYSLLSLLLTATLVFGCKEDFVTKEFTNGVAESNFFKDAKDVEQALTAVYDVIGQKGLYRESVIVLGSCPSDDIDEKTGDTGDYGFHFKNASDFRWFPDNPFSRARWYDAYKGIFRANTFLEKVPPVTMDEALKKQYLAEAKFLRALYYWNLTITFGDIPFFTKVLTQPEYADLARTPQATVYQQVEADLTAAIPDLPVAASNPVGRVTKGAAQGFLGRVYLYQKKWQQAADASQQVITLGQYRLVPNYIAMFNGQADNSSESLMDFQSVGFAPGYWSDASENSIAAMWSPTIGWANWYTPSEESKKLFAPGDIRRKSVLIAGATPADSIDVDGTGPKVFPSLPMRTQYFNNANVRKFLPEGKIMAQVDNFDVNYPIIRYAEVLLNQAEALNELGKSADALKPLNEVRSRAKLAAVTETAQASLRTIIQNERRVELVYEGHRFYDLARWGQLEEKLSKKGFVKGQHEYWPVPTAELDLMKNLTQYPPR